The region TCACAGTGTGTATTCCCAAATCTTTAAGACAAGTCTCTCTAACATGATGTGCTCTACCTGCTGAACAGTGCCCTATTTTGCCATCTTTTTTTTAATCTGCAAGTGGGTCAGGAGCTCTGAAGCCAtgcctctctccacacacacacacacacacacacacacacacacacacacacacacacacacacacacacacacacacacacacacacacacacacacacagagagagagagaaacctggTATTTATTTCCTCAgcgctcctcctcctttctctttcctcagtgtcaggggagagagagtgcagTTTGAGCTCTTACCAGCTGGGCAGAAGCACGTGTCCCTTCCCCAGGCCCTGTCCGGCTCTCCTGTCTCCGTGTCTGGGTAgggccctgcctgctgcctccagTACTGGAGCTTTTGCAGACAGGAAACTTCCGAGTGGCCCTAGTCATACAGGCAAGCCCTTGCCTGATTCCACACAAGCAGACacctactccccccccccctattttcaGCCCACTGCTCTTGCATATCTTCCTCATCTGTGATTGGCTTGACAGCCGCTCACTCACCACACCTCCTTGCTGGGATAGGCTGGCAGCTGTTCCCTTTTCTGTATGGCCAagggcaaggcactctgggatgTAGAGTCCTTAAATGCTATTTGACCTGCTACACAGCCCTTGCTGTGAACTACGAGTCCCAGCTTTCCGTACCTTGCCACCCCCACTGCTCCAAGCCTGTTCCAACGTAAGCACTCAGGGCAGAATTATACACTACAGTATGTTGCTAGCAGGATGCCAGGTATTAAAAGTACAGATCAGCCATCAAACAGGGCCGTGCTGCATACTAACAAAAGGCTCTCGGCCAGAACGTCACAGCCAAACACTGTATTCAGTGAGACTACCCCTCTGTCTACGTTTTAAACACACTTCAAGAGGACTGACCAAATTAAAGACTAATTTCTATTCTGATCAATTCCAAACCAGGAGGAAAGGACCAACccagcaaaaatatatttaaacacaTTGCTCGTAACTTTTCCCTCCAAGCATGATTTCTTAGTGAATGACAAATTCTGAAAAGTTGTCATTTGCTTGTCATCGTACCTTGTTCTACATAATTCTTTTTGGTTCCTCCTTCCTCTTgttcagaaccccccccccctccgaacCCCCCATCCACCTCATCCTCTAAGTGCTTCCACCTGCCCAAAAAGTTCATGCCTCAAACACACCAAATAAAACTGAAGCCTCCCCCAAAAGGTAAAAGCAGGAATCAGATAAGTATTTTACCAGGAATAAAAACATATCCATAACTACTGCCTgcgacaacccccccccctccctcccctttcctcttgctctctcctctctctctgtccccctccctcattcctttctctccttctgtgCCTGCTCCCTCCGGTCGACAGGCCCTAGGCGGACAGCGGGGTGTAAGCGGGGGTGCTTTTAGCTCACCTGCGATGGCCGTGGTGGTGCTTGTTATGGgtcagccctcctctcctcctctctctccctctctaactgccGTGCTGCTCAAAGCCCCGTATGCGCTAACCAAGCGCCAGCAGATCAACTCAATTCCCTTCCTGGTTTCTGGAGGGCAAAGAGGTccctccctttctcgctctctctcaccctctctctctcttaaagaaacagcattccactagatgtttctcttgctctcctctctggggagaaaAATAAAAGAGATTTGTCTGTGATCAAGAATGGACATTTGTCATCTCAATGACATAATTCAAAATGAGCACTTGACTTCATCCTCTTGCTGTCGGTACAGTTGACAACAGAGTCCATATTAATTGGGCATGAACTGATTGTAGTTCTTACCTTAGTCTTTTCTCTTCTACCGAATCACACCCACCCATCCCATAGCCTGAGGTCATAGTGTCCCACCCCAAAAACAAGCCTTGGTACATTCCAGGACACAGGGGCTGCCAGTAACCCCCTAgactctcaatctctccctctgtccctccaccTTCTCACGTCGTACTAGAATACCTGTACCTTTTACAGGTAAGACTACAGAACATGCCTCACCTCTTGTCATACTAATCCCACTTTTACCAACACTTCTTAGGTGGCGTGTAAGACACCAGTCAAAATCAAATGGTTGGGCTTTATATCTCTTATAAGGACAACGCATTTTGACTGTTTTCTAACATGCCTACGCACTTTTTTAATTTTCTACACTGCACACCTGGACAGTCAGTCAGAGTGGGATGGAGATCTTCCTTACTCTAAACAGGCATCACACGGAGTATGAACACGTTATCATGTATGAAGTGAAATGGCTTACCTTATGTAATGTGATGAAACAGCTAGCCATGACTGGTGTCTCCTCGGTCTGACTGGAATCTGTTGCACCCCACACTGTGTGGCATGGCTTGGCACTGTGAGAAGAACTAGGCTAGGCATGCTCTGACAGCATGGGGGAGGCAGTAACACACACCCAGCCTAGAGGGCAGTGTCAGCACTACAGCAGGTAGCAGAGGTAGTTCACAATCAGACAAAACACAGAATATAACAAATATATacatccctcaaactcaactctggacctcgaagcgtGTTCCACTGGACTTGTTCCATTGTTGCCCTTTAAAATCAGGGACAGATTTAGACCTGGGATACCAGGTGGGTGCAACTCATTATCAGGAAACCATTCCGTTtttgaatacccctgctatacGGACAATACATATAAACTATTTGCACTAGAATAACAGCTAGAAATCAATAAATTAATCTATACCGACAGTACTGCTGTTTAACATCCAATACATTGTACATCTGAACGATTGATACTATACAGTTTTCATACAAGTCTTAAATAATTAGCTAACCACCAGACGGGTTAATTTTCCCTTCTGGTTGGCAGGTCAGATGATGTCAGACATTTTTATTACAATACAGTCCAATATAAACTAGCCTTACCCACCACAAACACCCACCAGCAACTCTGCTTTTGTCATTTGTGACTGAGTCATGGTTGACTTAATTCGGGCCAAAGGCGAGAAACTTTAATCAAACACTTAAGAGCAATACGGAATGTATCTCCTAAAGTGTTTTGGTTTTAAAATAAGTATCCAAAGCATAGTTTAACGGGAAGCTGTGTTATAGCTACAGTACATGACTCAAGAGTTGAATCCTTGGATATGTGTAGCATGTCATAACCTGGGTCAAGAGCATCATTTGGCACTTACCTCCTGTCTTTCCTCCGTAAGTATCAGGTAGTGTCCTGTTTCTAAAGGAACGCTCCTGCAAGAGGGCAAAGCCATTCAATTCGCCCAATAGAAAGCACTATTTAACATTTGTTCCATAACTAACCACAAAACTCTCCCCACATAAAAACAAAATTGCCATATACATTCACAAatacgttttattttttttacattataacAATATCCAACACATTTTCTTTAGATAAAACGAAATTTCTTACATTTCTGTCTAAACGAGTCAACATCTTTTTCTTAAGACTGCAAAATAGCACTTGCGTACAGTTTATATAGCTTTATACACATACAGGCGACAATGCCTTAACTTTGTTAGCAACGAATGCAAATCTATTGAAAATTGTAAAGGTCAGCCAGAAGCAGATTATATATACAGGGGCTCTTACAGACGACAGGCTAATTAATACATGCTACCCCAACCCCCACCAGAGACAGTAACCACGGCTTCACCAAAAGAAAGCTTGGCGTGTAGGTTACACTTACTCACGCAAAGCACAACAGTGCGAGCAGAACCAAAAACACTTTGGGGAATAAATTGAGTCGACTGGCAAAAATCTGAACATTTCAGAGCGTCTGTAGTCAAGGTGTTGGACATATTCTGACTTGACACAGATGTGCGTTCCAGGCagttgataaaagatacaagtaaaaaaaacaacaacaaaaaaccatGATCTTGAGTGTCTGGAAAATATATAAGATAGCAAATTATGTCATTTTGTAAAAATGAGCACATTTGATAACTACGTCATTACTAttataatcaaataaaaatgtcaacATTCAAAGTACTCCTCTCTCAAAACTGTACTGGTCATGAATGTACAAAACGAAGTACTTTGATAAGGCATTAAATGCAAAACATTAGTAGTCACGATGAGTACCTTCTTTGGTTTGCTGTCCTCCTGTGAATACAAAGCACTTGACTCCAGTGATTTCTGTCATGGACACTTTTTCTTTGTCAAAGATGGCCCCTCTACAGCCTTCACTAATATGCAGTTGCACAAACCATTAACAACTCTCTTGCCAATATTAATACAGAATTTATCAATACAAATGTGGTAAGATGATATCAATGACAAATCATTAAATTATAACCTGGCAGCCCTTTCATGCCCTGTACCTTCTCTTTAATATGATGATTGGGGAAAAAGATCATGACTAGTGTGTAGATCTACCCTGCCACTGTTATGCGAAATCTGTGGTCATACATTGAGTCAATTGGCCCTGTTGATGATATGTGTACCTTAGAGAGAGTGCTGAAACCTTTTTTTAAGAGCAAGACGAAAAGGgtgccaaagtgtgtgtgtgtgacagtgagaCACCATGGATCCTAATGTGGTTAGCAGTTTGGCGTTGGGCTGTTCATTCTGTGATGCGGGTTGGGGTGCTGGGTTGGTTGAGGCCCATGGTTTTACACATCCAGCCAGCAaagtccacctcctccacctcagcACGCTTGATAAACGTGTGGTtctaaacaataacaaaacagcaAATGCAAGTTAGTTAATACATCAGAATTAGTTGATGGCTAATATCGAAAGGGCATGTACAGTAGATAGGTAACATAGCCACAGTGGTCACTTTAACGCAGAATTTAGGCGTTTTTCCACACAATTATTTTAGATAAAACGCATAAGAAATATATTGCTGCCTTTTGTCAAAGTAGATctgaaatgcttcttattgtaatttctgctcaacTTCAGATTCATTTTGTgattcagttgcacttctccaccgGATGAGAAATCTTTGCTCTCGTCATCAGACCAATCAAATCCCTGCATTCTCGAACAGGCATTCCATCAGCTGAGTGCTTTGACTGATGTGAAGCTACTTTTATCCTGaacttttctttgtatttttctctGGTAAAATTATAGATTCATTTAAAGCAAAACattagaaagaatgtagccagctaaaTGTCCTATGACAAACATTAGATATGATGGCCATGTATAATTtttgcaattaaaaaaaaaaaaaaaaacttgctttttcattgtaaactAATTTTCTTGTGTGGCTCCTAGCCAAAATAgcattgcacttctgttgtcatctaatGAAAATGAAGCAATTTTCTGCCAAATCTGTTGCACTAGCGTATTTtgtgcagggttgggtaggttactttctaaatgtaatccattacagttacctatccaaaattgtaatcagtcatgtaacttttggattgcacaaactcagtaacgtaatctgattacatttcaTTACTTTCCCCCTAGAGtaattagaagaagacaaaaatgtatatgttaccaattgaagcacatctattgcaggataaatcaatgttcaaGTTTACAAGGCTGGCCAtatgttaaattttactttatgggttggttatgtaggattcttctaacccatcgctttctactacatactataatacgattaaattatatctttacattaaacaCCCGTccatcagaattccagtcattccaaaaaatgttataccccttgatcttcaagaataggacttggaaatatggaattatagattagccaaattgttttacctgagcataaccccaaaactaaggacttattagccagccctactctgttgttaatgattttgttgtcatggaggactaaTTGGGCTtattgatttgagttgaaaaataaatgctgcgctcatggaatggcatgctttgaacactactgaaaagtgctatttacatgtgaaaaatgaatgctgcatttgctataggcctattttactttttgttggtgttttggtaaaaagctgagggataggcctggagaaatgtaaccactctcacattaatagacagagctatggatgcaaggactgaccatccatgatatcaaaatgattgttttaaccatgttatgaggctatacagtgtttgtttacatttaccatgtttacaaacattggagaaaaacaagcttatattttgggttctcatggagtgtgacagttgaactaagctcatgagtcatttataagttatattcttcaataatcaatctATGGATGGATATAAATATaatttacaagtccaaaaatggatgcagcaactagattgcccctttaagtcaaaagtgtgtgagtttgacatttttttaatgaattcgATTGAGCAAtgaaagccccacttttattccataggctgggatccgcactgtgcagctgttgcaagagcacatttttcactgactgtccactggtttaaaaaacaatgattgataagcagcttaaacttcttgaattcaaccattattgggttcaaatacacatttagatttgtgaacagccatccacaacaaccacaatccgtaaggcgcaaatagcaaaatgagagagcagcaatgTGATTCaaatgtagatatcaataagtgATATCtatatcgccgtagactacaccactgctctcatccttacctccaagcgtttattcaagttggataatctttggatgccgacagcagtcgtacgattggaagacatagcttagACTGTAGCCTATTCCTGCTCGTTTccagcgatccatcaaacacatttggtgtgtcatcatagtggtctctaacttgtggtcagactcgctcaggtggaacaaacttaaacttgcatattttttcaatgctgatttgaatgtcattgacaaAACAGAAGTGTGAAAGATTTTTCTTTGCAaacctttctgaatttaaaagtaatcgaAGAAATGATCTAGTTTTtccaaagtatctgtaatctgattacaatatttttgctggtaacgtaacggtttacagttaccgtttttgttatcccttacatgtaattgattacatgtaatccgttacactCCAACCCTGATTGTAGTTGCACGCCCCTGATCACTTTattgaaaaaataataaaaaatacttgaCTTTCAATATGAAACACAGGTGAAGCGGTTTAAAACGTATATTTTTTAACGTCTGCATTTTGAAAAAAGCAGATTTCTGAAAGCTAATAGGACCCCTGAGCCAATTTGAAAACTACATACCATCAGCATCTTCAGGTCAGCTCTCTCCGCTGGATTCTTGATCAGACTATTAACACAAACAGTTGATAATCTCTATGACTCCGGAGAAATCATTAGAAAACTCAGCAGAGAAATAAAAGGAAAGCTTTCTCCACTATGAAAGATGTTTCTCTCTAAACCCTCCAGAAGTTCTTGGAGTAGGTTAGTAGCACAGGGAATCACAATAAGCATTTTGCTGACTTTACCTAATATAAAGTGACTCTCTAGAGGTGAGAAAATGACCTTTGAATCTAAGTTTGTTCCATATTGCTCTAGGCTCTGCCTAGTGTATACAATAATTCACAAGATGTGGAGAGTCCACACACAGCCACCAAACAATCATAGTAAACCAACTGGGGATTCTGTCTGAATGCTGACAATAAAAGGTGCTGAGGTAATAATGGGCAGTATTATTATATGATGAATGCTTGGGCTCACCATTTTGTCACAAACTCCTGGAAATCGTTGGTGAAGACACCGAGTGGAAGCCTGGGAGGAGGCTGGGAATGAGGAAAAGGTGCGCAAGACAAAACTCATTTAAAATAACCAGAGCACACGAACAAGGAGAACATGTAATAAGGAGAATATAATGTAGAGTCAGCAGTTCATCTGACCTCATTGACAATGTAGTCCAGTAGCTCAAATATAGCCATGGCAGGTCGACTGTCCATCCCATGTCCTGAGGAAGAGGACAATATGGAGAGGTATTTAGATTTCATAAATAAAACATTCaattttttgtaattattttcctTTCTTCCAGAATTCCTTTTATTGAAAAGCAAAAATAAATCTGTTTGAAAAGCAGTTATATAATCTGTGTTGTAATATTGTGTGAGAAGAAAGGGCTTCAGGTGTGTTCTAACCGCTGACTGGTCGTCCTCCTGGTGGTCTGGGGAGGCGGTTGGAGGGGGCCTGTGGTTCCCCCTCAGCTCCATCCTGTACTGGCCGGCCAAAGATGGCTTCCAGCTCCTTGGCGTCAGGCGGGGGGATGGGGTAGCGGCCGATGGCCAGCTCCACCAGGGACAGGCCCATGCTCCACACGTCTGACTGCACAGAGTAGTGTGTGCCCTGCAGTCTCTCCGGCTGTTGAGGAACACACGCACGTCACACCCAGAGTGGACCAAGTGGGCGGGCAGCTCTGTGCATCGCTCCCTCCAGGTGTctgggggaaggggacagggcTGGCAGCGACACAGCCCTCTACTGGGTACGGCCTCGGCTCTTGGCAAGGCGGCTTGGGCAGGGGAGGGAGAGCTGACTCACCGACATGTAGGAGCGCGTTCCCACGAAGGAGTTGGCCATGGAGTCGATGAGCTGGCCACTCACGCCAAAGTCACACAGCTTGATCTCCCCGCGCGAGTTCACCAGGATGTTGGAGGGCTTGACGTCTGCGTggcagagcagggagggaggacagttgagatgtcagagagcgagagagggccgGAGGCCCAGACCCAGCAGCCCCTCCCCTACTTCTCTTCGTCCCTGTCCCTCTACCATGCCAGACACCTCACCACTGACATTTCACAAAGCCACTGATTCTGCTAGCTAGCATGGACcgcaacatttacatttgagacCATACAAACAAGCCAAATCCTCCTCAATCCCTCTAGTCTGGAAAAATTCTCTCAATAATGGGGTGTAGTAGACCTGCTATCCATCCTCTGTGGTGACCCCTCCCActtcagaggagacagaggggcaAGTATGAGAGGtggagtgacagagacagagggagggggctGCAGGGTGTGGCTGCCATGTAATCACATCGGAGAGCGTGTAATTACCGACTGGGCTCCTAGACAGCTCTGCCTCAGCCCTGCTGCCTAACACCACCACACCCCAATACACCATGGCGCTCAGCTCTGCCTCCAACTACACCCCAACACACCAGAGCCCACCCCATCGGCTCCACATACATCACCATACACCAGtgccctcaacaacaacaaaaaaaacctgTACGCCACAACGCTCAGCTCAAAACACTTCACCACCGGCCTCAACTTCAGAACACTAGACACCAGAACTCCTCAGCTTCAGATCCACCCAAACACACTATAGACATCACACTAATTTATTCCATCCAAATCAAACACTATCCAGGGTCTCAAATCATATTGTtaatatgcacaaaaacacacattcgaTATGGAGAGCTGTCGCTTACCTCTGTGCATGATCTGGTGCTTTTCCCGCAGATAGGCAAGTCCTCTGAGTACCTTTAAAAGTGAGATGcaaacattttatttatcacaacaTATAATAACCCACACTTCCTGGACCTGAAATCATACAAAGACCAGCTCTGAGTCCATAGATACATCCATACAGGATATCatatcaaaaacacacacacagtgtgaacgGTGAGAACAGTGAGGCCTGCATGCCGAGCTTCCTGTGACTCCTGATTATCACGACAGTAGAAAAAGCAGTCCATTGAGAAACAATAAGAACCGCTTTCCAAAAGGCCCAGTGCAATCCAAattcagttttttcctatcatattgtacaactggtgaaatgtgttatttcctgatagttgctggttgaaaatacaatttacACAGGACCTAATCAGCatggagttttggcttgcctggtgtTATAAATTAATAGAATACCACAGGccacaaagagagttccaaacctctctgccaataacagctagttttcaggttatGTTCCTCACTCGGGGCACTCAGACATTCCcagcaaaatcaaatcaaatgttatttgtcacatgtgccaaatacaacaggtgtagaccttaccatgaaatgcttacttacaagcccttaactctttcttgaactgcattgttggttaagaaaatatttactaaataaactaaaaagtgagaaaaaaaatcccgacataaaagtaacacaagaagattacataacaataaagaggctatatacagggggtatcggtaccgagtcaatgtgcggggatacagttTATtttaggtaatttgtaaagtgactatggatagataataaacagtgagtagcagcaatgtaaaaacaaaggtagaagctgtttaggagccttttggtcctagacttggcgctccggtaccgcttgccatgcggtagcagagagaacagtctatgacttgggtgactggagtctttgacaatttttagggccttcctctgacaccgcctggtatataggtcctggatgtcaggaagcttggacccagtgatgtactgggccatacgcactaccctctgcagcgccttacagtcagatgccgagcagttgccataccaggtgatataatccacgatcagctccgttgtcttgctcacattgagggagaggttgttgtcctggaacaacaagggactaagcacacacccgagGGTCccaggtgttgaggatcagcgtggcaaatgtgttgttgcctacccttaccatctgggggtggcctgtcaggaagtccaggatccagttgcagagggaggtgtttagtcccagggtccttagcttagtgatgagctttgtgtgcactatggtgttgaacgctgaactgtagtcaatgaacagcattctcacataagtgttccttttgtccaggtgggaaagggcagtgtggggtgcgattgagattgcgtcatctgtggatctgttggggcggtatgcgaattggagtgggtctagggtttccggcatggtgttgttgatgtgagccatgaccagcctttcaaagcacttcatggctacagacgtgagtgctacgggacggtaatcctttaggcaggttaccttcgctttcttgggcacagggactatggtggtctctttgaaacatgtaggcattacagactcagtcagggagaggttgaaaatgtcagtgaagacacttgccagttggtacgtgcatgctttgagtacacgtcctggtaatccatctggccctgcggctttgtgaatgttgacctgtttaaaggtcttgctcacatcggctacggagagcatgatcccacagtcgtccggaacagctggtgctctcatgcatgcttcagtgttgcttgcctcgaagccagCATAAAAGGCTAAATGTTTGCTTGCTAAAAAGCTATTATTATGGAAAAGTATTACAGTAATGtagtaattgttacccagaaattatttgataataATTGCATCGGGCCTTTAACCACATGGGAAGGGAGCAGAGTGCATTTGATCACAGTTGTGACATACTGTGAAGTTGTTGTGTTCAGAGCACGGATGGGCAACTGGCCCACAGATCAATTCCCCCACAAGGTGAAATTtttaaatgtggttgtgcattaGTAGTTTTAGTATCTTGTTATGTTAGTTACTCAATTGGCCTGTGTCAGCTAAAACTTTTTAGTTTGGTAATTTGTGTTATGGCCAGCATTCTAAACTTGTAGGAATCATGGTTGAATCACCGACCGTGGGGCTCTCATTGCTTTTGTTAGTCACTCCGGtcatcatattaaaaactgcaaacatttgtctCCACCCCAtggaaaaatatatagaattgcaggaaacttgCTGTAAAACGAGATAAATCTAGACATCTACAAAATAAATGCAAGTACCACTGAATAAAGCACAAATAATACACAAATAAATCTTTATTATAATACTCACTGCTATGCTGACTTTGCCCAGGATCTCCTCAGGGATTCTCCTGGCTTCCTTCAGTACCTGATCCAGAGAGCCTCCATCCTGTACCCAACAGGCCACGGCTtaatgtctgacacacacactgctactgtacaCAGTctgcattttgtattgttttgtcaTACAGTAATACACAATAGCTCCAGGTGCATGACAAGGTATATCGTAACAACCATTGCAACACATCAATTTGTTAAAACA is a window of Salvelinus sp. IW2-2015 linkage group LG13, ASM291031v2, whole genome shotgun sequence DNA encoding:
- the LOC111972098 gene encoding dual specificity mitogen-activated protein kinase kinase 2, which codes for MAPKRRPVPLNITPIGEGQSISTTIDAASEANLEALQKKLGELDLDEQQRKRLEAFLTQKAQVGELKDDDFHPICELGAGNGGVVNKVRHKPSRLVMARKLIHLEIKPAIRNQIIRELQVLHECNSPYIVGFYGAFYSDGEISICMEHMDGGSLDQVLKEARRIPEEILGKVSIAVLRGLAYLREKHQIMHRDVKPSNILVNSRGEIKLCDFGVSGQLIDSMANSFVGTRSYMSPERLQGTHYSVQSDVWSMGLSLVELAIGRYPIPPPDAKELEAIFGRPVQDGAEGEPQAPSNRLPRPPGGRPVSGHGMDSRPAMAIFELLDYIVNEPPPRLPLGVFTNDFQEFVTKCLIKNPAERADLKMLMNHTFIKRAEVEEVDFAGWMCKTMGLNQPSTPTRITE